The following are from one region of the Paenibacillus sp. JZ16 genome:
- a CDS encoding DUF7601 domain-containing protein, with translation MLSFCLAVLLVLQTVVFPAATYADGESGSPNATESPSVSEAVYDAPGEPPSATKAVYAPAAMAADPTDKTAVLANANPMFNLTVKQGDPAAVIPAGGEINGRENFTLELDNIAVPTKGDDLNAPPESVIQQGDYAVLDKATYFPDVNLTPAGPIPINQGGLKIATVQFFADSIKITFDGAGVYDGSRRDVKIGFSAAAKAADQAPGGGRDTAIFGNGYKFKNSELVPEYTIAVSSLSNGGYDSGISSPSFQEGTITWRAVVTATDTDDKTIPMPLDGLTFSDALANVGVYVPGSFTVDGNAADPDYAADRTLSYKFPDVSTADNVKSTATITFKTWIPRNAYYNEKNGNFADQYGWYRIDNAAKLLGDTADEKASSNTHRIAIRPNWIAVTGKPGKSGNDTLITWTVEVNKRINNNSVLSRTGLQNVKITDTLPAGTEFVSATYKNGDSGTDTPITRNAAGEYDIGSAIGGNLDGPLYMTVVTRVTDSSKSTFDYKARANWELDVMDGGDAIQNNDATGWAAPAAVVDIAQVKIGAHAFTKSATTTTALHNIAGTKWTINLTLQYDLDAPVVYDLLVHGGSLDVLNNLDANPKVTSETLEAIKSQIDTKQLWQKYRDNTLTASNGLTGEVIPLTVNGERVADLIKVTGYKGDVLGSVSFETVTTNPDNLFRQDNAGNTWSNRGLLFDDDDYMSRAEANTSNYVRMLNKEMLYANTAGVEGVAADWNRNYSAQWSDSIWKRTPVANDANWYTDNSRPDNYILAGYDRKDRTVTFRLAVNMPGFNTEEMAKDGGTRVASDIKLVDVLPEGWEFVDYAPGEAYRLYKGGTGYRTDGKGGNGRYAQAVSVIAPGTPQHVVSFTKSGNVGTFSFSKLENPYVILVKARPTNAKLATYQLGNNNAGENQAEFFMKWGDKPYSANEKHRIIVPVQSLSKTVKKPVSGVQEWTVNYTPPFEMKQGVYLLDTLAKGLKLRQNAEGGLSLEPSDLAVYPGKLKPDGSLERDGGPLNLADPNSEVKVTAGTDPGTGGSTLRFDFADPNKLYQIVYQTESQGMQPGTAGNSIKLMGDDTLPPIGAQSSITLDANDVAGSANENGLLFLKKVGPDGTTPLKDVKFKLYNPDGTPAKDMNNNEMEEKTTGTDGKTNFIIQVPGDYLLKQTYIDPLTYLPTTTVYRVRVIDAPGKPVLVDGQKVEMNNPLIVPTPAQGKLTISNKVEGNGSDPNKEFEYTVTFTGEGKDGEYTYKKPDNTYGKIKSGDKITLKNGQTVMLPALPADLVYTVTEADYTTVDGYTTIPEKRELSGSIVNKGDHKADFVNNRNVSNLTVSNTVTGDGAEPDKPFRYTVTFDGAGKGHAYDYEHSDGTTGKIKSGDTFTLKDRETFKIKDLPENLKYTIAQDDYKNDGYATTPTLSDEGVMAGADRKADFVNKRTISNLTVSNTVMGNGGDKTKAFEYTVIFEEAGKDGSYTYTKSDGVTSTPGEIKSGESFTLKDGEALEIVGLPKNLKYTVTQKDYTTDEYVTTPEERYYTGVMEGTDENAHFTNVRVIKGGLLISNTVKGKDDDKKKLFKYTVTFTGKGDNKSYSYEKSDGSKGTITSGDTFELTDGQTLVIEGLPTYLKYEVTQNDYTKDGYVTDPESLVRTGTIPEKKVAEAHFVNTRPYLEGVLRDNNTGEVIPNASITVTNLKSGEKQTIQTNEKGEYSVPAEADTDYTITYTKVYTVGGKDVPIEFTQKANVDGSVTDETVPADITAVGIVLFKQLDGTTALFNNSFTSQMHIYLKDKDGNYIQENGRPKAFPMASNGTFSVEGLSEQKYTMEVRYKAETGEELLLKVTQLDVKANGELNISEELVDPYGTVYDETTGDAITGKKIEGATVKLYYADTQRNRDKGRTPDTKVTLPPVPNFAPHDNKSPEQDSDANGFYAYMVFPEADYYLIVTKDGYETHRSDTISVDFDIVKYDVPMKPINTGGGPGPVNPAPEPENPGPVNPTPEPENPGPVNPTPEPENPGPVNPAPEPENPGPVNPTPEPENPAPVSPAPEPENPGPVNPAPEPENPGPVPDQPGSEPGNVNNENNNIDNVPDVSDLADKGAGNGNNELDDAPETGDNSVSPIFYMALALMSLMTIGFCLLGNKKKKHIQ, from the coding sequence ATGCTATCTTTCTGCCTGGCAGTTTTGCTTGTCTTGCAGACAGTGGTGTTCCCTGCTGCTACATATGCGGATGGGGAATCCGGCTCGCCGAACGCGACCGAATCGCCGTCGGTATCGGAGGCGGTGTACGATGCGCCAGGCGAACCGCCGTCGGCAACTAAGGCGGTGTACGCTCCAGCGGCAATGGCGGCAGACCCGACGGACAAAACGGCAGTACTTGCAAACGCCAATCCGATGTTTAACCTCACGGTGAAGCAAGGTGATCCTGCGGCTGTGATTCCAGCGGGGGGCGAGATTAACGGCCGGGAGAACTTTACCCTTGAGCTGGATAATATCGCCGTGCCGACCAAGGGTGACGATCTCAATGCTCCGCCCGAAAGCGTAATTCAGCAAGGGGATTATGCCGTTCTGGATAAGGCGACCTACTTCCCTGATGTGAATTTGACGCCTGCGGGTCCTATACCTATCAATCAGGGCGGACTGAAAATTGCTACCGTCCAATTTTTTGCCGATTCCATCAAGATTACGTTTGATGGCGCAGGGGTATATGACGGGAGTCGACGCGACGTCAAAATCGGCTTTTCCGCTGCTGCCAAGGCAGCAGATCAGGCGCCCGGCGGAGGCAGGGATACGGCCATTTTCGGAAATGGCTATAAGTTTAAAAACTCGGAATTAGTGCCGGAGTATACCATTGCCGTAAGCTCTTTAAGCAACGGCGGCTATGACAGTGGAATTAGCAGCCCCTCTTTTCAAGAGGGCACCATTACGTGGAGAGCGGTAGTGACTGCCACCGACACGGACGATAAGACCATCCCCATGCCCCTGGATGGCCTGACCTTCTCTGATGCGCTTGCGAACGTTGGCGTATATGTGCCTGGGTCCTTCACTGTGGATGGAAATGCGGCAGATCCTGATTATGCTGCTGATCGCACGCTTTCCTACAAGTTCCCAGACGTATCCACTGCGGACAACGTCAAAAGCACGGCGACTATTACCTTCAAAACGTGGATTCCTAGGAATGCTTATTACAATGAAAAGAACGGTAATTTTGCTGATCAGTATGGATGGTACCGCATTGATAATGCCGCAAAGCTTTTGGGTGACACTGCCGATGAAAAGGCTTCATCGAACACCCATCGGATTGCCATACGCCCTAACTGGATTGCGGTGACCGGCAAGCCCGGCAAGAGCGGAAACGATACGCTTATCACATGGACAGTTGAGGTCAACAAGAGGATAAACAATAACAGCGTACTGTCCAGAACCGGTTTGCAGAACGTTAAGATTACAGACACTCTGCCCGCCGGGACGGAGTTTGTGTCCGCAACCTATAAAAATGGGGACAGCGGTACGGATACCCCTATTACCCGCAACGCCGCAGGGGAGTACGACATCGGATCCGCCATCGGCGGGAATCTGGATGGCCCCCTCTATATGACGGTTGTGACAAGGGTGACAGACAGCAGCAAGTCAACCTTCGATTACAAAGCGCGGGCAAACTGGGAATTGGATGTTATGGATGGAGGGGATGCCATCCAGAACAACGATGCGACCGGCTGGGCCGCTCCCGCTGCCGTTGTGGATATCGCACAGGTAAAAATCGGCGCACATGCTTTCACGAAAAGTGCTACCACAACTACCGCACTGCACAACATCGCAGGCACCAAGTGGACGATAAATCTGACGTTGCAGTACGATCTGGATGCTCCAGTCGTCTATGATTTGCTGGTTCACGGCGGGTCTCTGGATGTACTGAATAATCTGGACGCCAATCCTAAGGTAACGTCGGAAACTCTGGAAGCAATCAAGAGCCAGATCGACACCAAGCAGCTTTGGCAAAAATACCGCGACAATACGCTGACTGCAAGTAATGGGCTGACAGGTGAAGTGATCCCCTTGACGGTGAACGGCGAGCGTGTGGCGGACCTTATCAAAGTGACCGGCTACAAAGGAGATGTGCTGGGGAGCGTTTCCTTTGAGACCGTCACAACGAACCCGGACAACCTGTTTCGCCAGGATAACGCCGGAAACACATGGAGCAACCGGGGGCTTCTCTTCGATGACGACGATTATATGAGTCGCGCCGAGGCCAACACCTCGAACTATGTGCGAATGCTGAACAAGGAAATGCTGTATGCGAACACGGCGGGTGTAGAGGGGGTTGCAGCTGACTGGAACCGAAACTATTCAGCCCAATGGAGTGATAGCATATGGAAAAGGACACCCGTTGCCAACGATGCAAACTGGTATACGGATAACTCTCGTCCTGACAATTACATCCTGGCAGGCTATGACCGCAAGGATCGAACGGTCACCTTCCGGCTGGCAGTGAACATGCCAGGCTTCAATACGGAGGAGATGGCCAAGGATGGCGGCACCCGCGTAGCGAGCGACATCAAACTGGTGGATGTTTTGCCGGAGGGCTGGGAGTTTGTAGATTATGCTCCAGGCGAGGCATATAGGCTCTATAAAGGTGGTACGGGCTATAGGACCGATGGCAAAGGCGGGAATGGTAGATATGCCCAGGCTGTTTCTGTCATTGCACCGGGTACCCCTCAGCATGTGGTAAGCTTCACCAAGAGCGGCAATGTAGGTACCTTCTCCTTCTCCAAGCTGGAGAACCCTTACGTCATTCTGGTGAAGGCGCGTCCGACCAATGCCAAGCTGGCAACCTACCAGCTAGGCAACAATAATGCTGGTGAGAATCAGGCTGAATTCTTCATGAAATGGGGAGACAAACCGTATAGCGCCAACGAAAAGCACAGAATTATTGTGCCTGTGCAGTCTTTGAGCAAGACGGTGAAAAAGCCGGTTTCCGGTGTGCAGGAATGGACGGTGAATTACACGCCTCCGTTCGAGATGAAGCAAGGCGTCTATTTGTTGGATACCCTCGCCAAGGGGCTAAAGCTGCGCCAAAATGCAGAGGGCGGTCTATCTCTCGAACCTTCCGACCTCGCTGTTTACCCTGGCAAGTTGAAGCCGGACGGCAGTCTGGAGCGTGACGGAGGGCCGCTGAATCTTGCGGATCCGAATAGTGAGGTGAAGGTCACCGCGGGCACAGACCCGGGAACTGGGGGATCGACGCTTAGGTTTGATTTTGCCGACCCGAACAAGTTGTATCAGATCGTTTACCAGACCGAATCCCAGGGTATGCAGCCGGGAACGGCCGGGAATTCCATCAAGCTGATGGGCGATGATACCCTTCCGCCGATCGGAGCCCAGAGCAGTATTACACTGGACGCGAACGATGTAGCGGGAAGTGCGAACGAAAACGGCCTGCTCTTCCTCAAGAAGGTTGGTCCCGACGGCACAACACCGCTGAAGGATGTAAAGTTCAAGCTATATAATCCTGATGGTACTCCGGCCAAGGATATGAACAACAATGAGATGGAAGAAAAAACGACGGGCACGGACGGCAAGACGAATTTCATTATTCAGGTGCCGGGGGATTATCTGCTCAAACAGACGTATATCGATCCTCTCACTTACTTGCCTACGACTACGGTATACCGGGTACGTGTCATCGATGCGCCGGGTAAGCCTGTCCTTGTTGACGGACAGAAGGTGGAAATGAACAACCCGCTGATCGTGCCTACGCCGGCCCAAGGCAAGCTGACCATTTCCAATAAGGTGGAAGGCAACGGCAGCGATCCGAACAAAGAGTTCGAATACACCGTGACCTTCACCGGCGAAGGCAAGGACGGAGAGTACACCTATAAGAAGCCAGATAATACGTATGGCAAGATCAAGAGCGGAGACAAGATTACCCTCAAGAATGGGCAAACTGTGATGCTCCCCGCATTGCCTGCGGATCTGGTCTATACGGTAACTGAGGCCGATTATACGACCGTTGATGGTTATACGACCATACCGGAGAAGAGAGAGCTGTCTGGCTCAATCGTGAATAAAGGCGACCACAAAGCAGATTTTGTCAACAATCGAAACGTTAGCAATCTGACCGTCAGCAATACCGTAACGGGGGACGGCGCAGAACCGGACAAGCCGTTTAGATACACGGTGACCTTCGACGGTGCAGGAAAAGGTCATGCCTACGATTATGAGCATTCAGACGGCACGACAGGCAAGATCAAATCCGGCGATACTTTCACGCTCAAGGATAGAGAGACCTTTAAAATTAAGGATCTACCAGAGAATTTGAAGTATACGATCGCCCAGGACGATTATAAAAACGATGGCTACGCGACCACCCCTACACTGTCTGATGAGGGAGTTATGGCGGGTGCCGATCGCAAGGCAGATTTCGTTAATAAACGGACCATCAGCAATCTGACCGTCAGCAATACGGTCATGGGCAATGGCGGCGACAAGACGAAGGCGTTCGAGTACACCGTCATCTTTGAAGAAGCAGGCAAGGATGGAAGCTACACGTATACGAAGTCGGATGGCGTGACGAGTACACCGGGGGAGATCAAATCTGGCGAATCCTTCACACTTAAGGATGGAGAGGCGCTGGAAATTGTAGGGCTGCCTAAGAATCTGAAATACACGGTGACTCAGAAGGACTACACAACGGACGAATACGTGACCACCCCTGAGGAACGGTATTATACTGGAGTCATGGAAGGCACAGACGAAAACGCCCATTTCACGAACGTGCGAGTTATAAAGGGCGGCCTGCTAATCAGCAACACGGTTAAAGGTAAAGACGACGATAAGAAAAAGCTGTTCAAGTACACGGTCACCTTCACAGGCAAGGGAGATAACAAATCCTATTCCTATGAGAAGTCGGATGGCAGCAAGGGAACGATCACGAGCGGAGACACCTTCGAGCTTACAGATGGCCAGACGCTCGTTATTGAAGGACTTCCGACGTATCTCAAGTATGAGGTGACCCAGAATGATTATACGAAAGACGGCTATGTGACGGATCCTGAAAGTCTCGTTCGCACAGGTACCATTCCGGAGAAAAAGGTGGCTGAAGCGCACTTTGTCAATACCCGCCCGTATCTGGAAGGCGTACTGCGTGACAACAACACAGGAGAAGTCATTCCGAATGCATCCATCACGGTGACCAATCTGAAGTCAGGTGAGAAGCAGACGATTCAGACGAATGAGAAGGGTGAATATTCCGTCCCTGCCGAGGCGGATACCGACTATACGATCACGTATACGAAGGTGTACACGGTAGGCGGAAAAGATGTGCCTATCGAATTCACGCAAAAAGCAAATGTGGACGGCAGCGTGACGGACGAGACCGTTCCGGCGGACATTACGGCGGTAGGGATTGTTCTGTTCAAGCAGCTGGATGGAACAACAGCACTATTCAACAATTCGTTTACCAGCCAGATGCATATTTATTTGAAAGACAAGGACGGTAATTATATTCAGGAGAACGGTCGTCCTAAGGCGTTCCCAATGGCTTCCAATGGCACTTTCTCCGTGGAAGGGCTAAGCGAGCAGAAGTACACCATGGAAGTTCGCTATAAAGCCGAGACGGGCGAGGAACTGCTCCTCAAAGTGACGCAGCTGGACGTGAAGGCTAACGGAGAGCTGAATATCTCCGAGGAATTGGTCGACCCTTACGGTACGGTTTATGATGAAACGACAGGAGATGCCATCACTGGCAAGAAAATTGAAGGAGCCACGGTGAAATTGTATTATGCGGATACGCAGCGGAACAGAGATAAAGGCCGTACTCCGGATACGAAGGTAACGCTTCCTCCGGTTCCGAATTTTGCGCCGCACGACAACAAGAGCCCAGAGCAAGATAGCGACGCAAATGGCTTCTACGCGTACATGGTGTTTCCTGAAGCGGATTATTATCTGATCGTAACGAAGGACGGATACGAGACGCACAGAAGTGATACGATTTCTGTCGATTTTGACATTGTGAAATACGATGTGCCGATGAAGCCGATCAACACCGGCGGCGGACCAGGCCCTGTCAACCCAGCTCCAGAGCCGGAGAATCCAGGCCCTGTTAATCCAACTCCAGAACCGGAGAATCCAGGCCCTGTTAACCCTACTCCAGAGCCGGAGAACCCAGGCCCTGTCAACCCAGCTCCAGAGCCGGAGAATCCAGGCCCTGTTAACCCTACTCCAGAGCCGGAGAACCCAGCTCCTGTCAGCCCAGCTCCAGAGCCGGAGAATCCAGGTCCTGTCAACCCAGCTCCAGAGCCGGAGAACCCAGGCCCTGTTCCTGATCAACCGGGTTCCGAGCCTGGCAACGTCAACAATGAGAATAACAACATCGACAACGTGCCTGATGTCAGCGACTTAGCCGATAAGGGTGCGGGCAATGGAAATAACGAACTGGACGATGCTCCGGAAACCGGAGACAACAGCGTATCGCCAATCTTCTATATGGCTTTGGCGCTGATGTCCTTGATGACGATCGGGTTCTGTCTACTCGGTAACAAGAAGAAAAAGCACATCCAATGA
- a CDS encoding preprotein translocase subunit SecA: MNLAAKLMQKFNDRVTQNKLKVYRDQAELIRKRSLEAWDDGQLQAESLRLQKEAKSGTPLDELLIDAYVLVCEAAKRTLGLQPYAVQIMAAVALHEGFLIEQHTGEGKTLSAVMPAYLNALTGEGVHVLTFNDYLAHRDAEWMGPIYRFLRLTVKSVQAGMSLSEKREAYAADITYVTAKEAGFDYLRDTIALDKADTVHRPFHYVIVDEADSLLLDEARVPLVIAGEPGSSGSDGIRFAEVARQLEQDEHYDFDEFKRNVYLNEAGSAKAESLLGCGNLYESHNSHLLSSLNCALHAESLLKKDVDYIVRDGKIELIDEYTGRVAENRHLPDGLQAALAAKEGLQSLAGGKILGTITLQHFLSLYPKISGMTATAHVSAMEFENIYALQVVQIPPNRTNIRTDHPHRIYTHKEAKLKALIQEISSVHRTGRPVLIGTSSVGESDMLAEALAAVGVPCQVLNAKNDAREAEIIAKAGEIGAVTVSTNMAGRGVDIQLGGGNPTQAEVVAKLGGLYVIGTHMHESVRIDNQLRGRSGRQGDPGTSIFFVSLEDDLILQFGIDKAIPPIYRDIRQDEALGESVLYSKITHIQRVMMGQNFHIRQELNGYSDMVEEQRRILYAERLGVLKGETPLSPSEQRVRLYYIDKFWAEHLAYVSYIRESIHLTKLANRNPIDEFHAQIIQAFEQIPAKINRASANMLVKLGGSNDPAKWEEFGLKSPTSTWTYIINDQYMEYLQNPGSWNPGTIIAYWIRKMLRPVFGWSEF; the protein is encoded by the coding sequence ATGAATCTAGCCGCCAAGTTAATGCAAAAATTCAATGATCGCGTTACCCAGAATAAGCTAAAAGTCTATCGCGACCAAGCGGAGCTCATCAGGAAACGGAGTTTGGAAGCCTGGGACGATGGGCAGCTTCAAGCGGAATCTCTCCGGCTGCAAAAAGAAGCAAAATCGGGGACGCCTTTGGACGAGCTGCTTATCGATGCCTATGTGCTAGTCTGCGAGGCGGCGAAGAGAACGCTCGGATTACAGCCTTACGCTGTCCAGATCATGGCTGCCGTCGCTCTGCACGAGGGATTTTTGATCGAGCAGCATACCGGCGAAGGAAAAACGCTTTCTGCTGTTATGCCAGCTTATCTAAATGCGCTAACAGGCGAAGGCGTTCATGTGCTGACTTTTAACGATTATTTGGCACATCGAGATGCAGAGTGGATGGGCCCGATCTATCGTTTCCTGAGGTTAACGGTAAAATCGGTTCAAGCGGGCATGAGCCTGTCCGAGAAACGAGAAGCGTACGCCGCGGATATAACCTATGTAACGGCCAAAGAGGCAGGATTCGATTATTTGCGCGACACGATCGCGCTGGATAAAGCCGATACCGTGCATCGTCCTTTTCACTACGTCATCGTCGACGAAGCGGATTCACTGCTTCTCGACGAAGCTCGGGTGCCGCTGGTCATCGCCGGCGAGCCGGGTTCTTCCGGCAGCGATGGCATTCGTTTCGCAGAAGTGGCTAGGCAGCTTGAGCAAGATGAGCATTACGATTTCGACGAGTTCAAGCGGAATGTCTATTTGAATGAAGCGGGCTCAGCGAAAGCGGAATCGCTGCTGGGATGCGGCAATTTGTACGAAAGCCATAATAGCCATTTGTTATCGTCGTTAAATTGCGCGTTGCATGCGGAGTCGTTATTGAAAAAAGACGTCGATTACATCGTCCGGGACGGTAAAATCGAGTTAATTGACGAATATACCGGCCGCGTGGCGGAGAACAGACATTTGCCGGATGGGCTTCAAGCCGCTCTTGCGGCCAAAGAAGGGTTGCAGTCCTTAGCCGGCGGGAAAATTCTCGGTACGATCACTCTTCAACACTTCCTTAGCCTATATCCGAAGATTAGCGGAATGACGGCCACCGCTCACGTTTCCGCAATGGAATTCGAAAATATTTATGCACTGCAAGTCGTGCAAATTCCGCCGAACCGGACAAACATACGGACCGATCATCCGCACCGGATTTATACCCATAAAGAAGCCAAACTTAAGGCGCTTATACAAGAAATATCGTCCGTCCATAGGACGGGACGTCCGGTTCTCATTGGTACGTCAAGCGTTGGGGAGTCTGACATGCTGGCGGAGGCGCTAGCGGCTGTCGGCGTACCTTGCCAAGTTCTGAATGCGAAGAACGACGCAAGAGAAGCAGAGATCATCGCCAAAGCGGGAGAAATCGGTGCTGTGACGGTGTCTACGAATATGGCGGGACGCGGCGTCGATATCCAGCTCGGCGGCGGTAACCCCACGCAGGCAGAAGTTGTCGCCAAGCTGGGCGGGTTATACGTGATTGGTACGCATATGCACGAAAGCGTGCGGATCGACAACCAACTGCGCGGGCGTTCTGGCCGCCAAGGCGACCCAGGGACTTCCATATTTTTTGTGAGCTTGGAGGACGATTTGATCCTTCAGTTTGGTATCGATAAAGCGATCCCGCCCATCTATCGCGATATTAGGCAGGATGAAGCACTCGGAGAGTCAGTGCTCTACAGCAAAATTACGCATATTCAGCGCGTTATGATGGGACAGAACTTCCATATCCGCCAGGAACTGAACGGTTATTCGGATATGGTGGAGGAACAGCGACGTATTCTATACGCGGAACGGCTCGGAGTTTTGAAAGGCGAGACGCCGTTGAGCCCTTCGGAGCAGCGGGTACGGCTTTATTATATCGACAAGTTCTGGGCTGAGCATCTGGCTTACGTTTCTTACATTCGCGAAAGCATCCATTTGACAAAACTTGCTAACCGCAATCCGATCGACGAATTTCATGCGCAAATCATCCAGGCCTTCGAGCAAATTCCGGCTAAAATAAATAGAGCTTCGGCAAATATGCTCGTAAAGCTCGGAGGTTCGAACGATCCGGCGAAGTGGGAAGAGTTCGGACTGAAGAGCCCTACTTCGACATGGACTTATATTATTAACGATCAATACATGGAGTACTTGCAGAATCCCGGTTCATGGAACCCAGGGACGATCATCGCTTATTGGATTCGCAAGATGTTGAGGCCGGTATTCGGGTGGTCAGAATTTTGA
- a CDS encoding ABC transporter permease subunit: MSISLKRARAIFVKDYKEFSRNYAVSLLLIFPIIMALGLRGAPRDLTTATFGLILNTSFVMLPSFAQACLIAEEKERNTLRSLMMTPATTMDVLIGKSSLVFVMSVVILAIATYLFGYEPVSIWAFVAAILLSIILYTAAGTISGLFSKTVLAASFSIIPVLIVFTAVPYGGMLLVNDFPIFKALEYTPSIQLLHLLGTRNTDFITGDLLKPLLIILVWTVVFTIASVVLYQRRLKDE; the protein is encoded by the coding sequence ATGAGTATCTCATTGAAACGTGCGCGAGCGATATTTGTGAAGGATTATAAGGAGTTTTCACGAAATTATGCCGTCTCCCTTTTGTTGATTTTTCCAATTATTATGGCATTGGGTCTTCGAGGTGCCCCTCGGGATTTGACGACTGCAACTTTCGGTTTGATTCTAAATACTTCGTTTGTAATGCTGCCGAGTTTTGCACAAGCTTGCTTGATTGCGGAAGAAAAGGAGCGTAACACTTTACGATCATTAATGATGACTCCGGCCACGACTATGGATGTTTTAATCGGTAAAAGTAGTTTAGTCTTTGTCATGTCTGTTGTTATTCTGGCCATTGCTACGTATCTATTTGGCTATGAGCCAGTTAGTATATGGGCGTTTGTGGCTGCAATCCTTCTTTCAATTATTCTATACACAGCGGCCGGGACGATTTCTGGTTTATTCTCCAAGACGGTGCTTGCAGCGTCTTTCTCTATAATCCCAGTGCTAATCGTATTTACTGCGGTACCATATGGGGGAATGTTACTGGTGAATGATTTTCCGATTTTCAAAGCGCTGGAGTATACACCAAGCATTCAACTTTTGCATTTGCTAGGTACACGCAATACAGATTTTATAACGGGAGATTTATTAAAGCCCCTCCTCATTATTTTGGTATGGACGGTTGTATTCACGATTGCGTCAGTTGTTTTGTACCAACGACGGTTAAAGGATGAGTAG
- a CDS encoding ABC transporter ATP-binding protein, producing the protein MAVIQVEHIRKRFGNKDALADVSFSIPKGEIFGFLGPSGSGKTTLIKILTAQLNPTSGQANVFNKPAERMHQPAQKMRFGILTDNSGLYERLSIEENLELYRQLYDLPGSSIDKVLQFVSLSGERKKKVNLLSKGMRQRVMLACAVVHEPELLFLDEPTSALDPVNSAHIHKGLRYLNEKGTTIFLTTHDMAEAELICNRVAILYRGQIQTIGSPKELKKQHRENVVCVELINGHAYELPINDGTADQVADWMKQGLIGRLETKEPSLGDIFIKMTGSELL; encoded by the coding sequence ATGGCTGTTATCCAGGTCGAACATATTCGAAAAAGATTTGGAAATAAGGATGCGTTAGCAGACGTGTCCTTTTCTATTCCGAAAGGTGAAATTTTTGGTTTCTTAGGTCCGAGTGGTTCAGGAAAAACGACATTAATCAAGATTTTAACGGCGCAATTAAATCCGACAAGTGGACAGGCAAACGTATTTAACAAACCAGCGGAGAGGATGCATCAGCCTGCTCAGAAGATGCGCTTTGGCATTTTGACGGATAATAGTGGTTTATATGAGAGATTATCGATTGAGGAAAATCTGGAGCTGTATCGCCAATTATATGATCTCCCCGGATCTTCGATCGATAAGGTGCTGCAGTTTGTAAGCTTAAGTGGAGAGCGCAAAAAGAAAGTCAATCTCTTATCCAAAGGGATGCGTCAGCGTGTCATGTTGGCATGCGCGGTCGTCCATGAGCCAGAACTATTATTTTTAGATGAACCTACTTCGGCTTTAGACCCAGTAAACTCAGCACATATTCATAAAGGTTTGCGCTACTTAAATGAGAAAGGAACAACGATCTTCTTAACTACGCATGATATGGCCGAGGCAGAGTTGATATGTAATCGTGTAGCGATTTTGTATCGGGGGCAAATCCAAACCATCGGCTCACCAAAGGAACTAAAAAAACAGCATCGAGAAAACGTAGTTTGTGTTGAGTTAATCAACGGGCATGCCTACGAGCTCCCGATTAATGATGGAACGGCTGATCAAGTCGCCGATTGGATGAAACAAGGGTTAATTGGTCGATTGGAAACAAAAGAGCCAAGTCTGGGTGATATCTTTATTAAAATGACAGGAAGTGAGTTACTATGA
- a CDS encoding LytTR family transcriptional regulator DNA-binding domain-containing protein: MEELIAFLIRVTERNDRVVLLMDYFALKEERKVKIKDLSSSKRMYVTLLRVFFAHQPTIVLEEPYFYLEEEDRRHFKRILDDLSKEKQILILTSNLEDAMISCDAIYRLNELGFHPLDIRDSEDDKQEAQEQDRANITLQKIYTKKNDKVILFDPPEVDYIESMDGSILVHVGGENYVCALTLTELEQRLLNFGFFRCHRSYIVNLQKVREIITWTKNSYSLRLNTGQDAVVPLSRSKLQELKALLNI, translated from the coding sequence GTGGAAGAGCTGATCGCTTTTTTAATCCGTGTAACGGAGAGGAATGACCGTGTCGTTCTGTTAATGGATTATTTTGCTTTAAAAGAAGAGCGGAAGGTAAAAATCAAGGATTTAAGCTCATCGAAAAGGATGTACGTGACATTGCTGCGTGTCTTTTTTGCGCATCAGCCTACGATTGTATTGGAGGAACCTTACTTTTACTTGGAAGAAGAAGATCGTCGTCATTTTAAACGAATTTTGGATGACCTGTCGAAAGAGAAGCAGATTTTGATTTTAACTTCGAATTTAGAGGATGCCATGATTTCCTGTGACGCCATTTATCGATTGAACGAGCTCGGATTTCATCCATTGGATATTCGGGACTCGGAAGATGATAAGCAGGAAGCACAGGAACAAGATCGGGCCAATATCACCTTGCAGAAGATTTATACGAAAAAAAATGACAAGGTGATTTTATTTGATCCTCCTGAAGTCGATTACATAGAAAGTATGGATGGTTCGATCCTTGTGCATGTAGGTGGAGAAAATTATGTCTGTGCTTTGACGCTAACCGAGCTCGAGCAGAGATTGTTAAATTTCGGATTTTTTAGATGTCATCGATCCTACATCGTTAATCTGCAAAAAGTAAGAGAGATTATCACATGGACGAAGAATAGCTACAGCTTGCGTTTAAATACGGGTCAAGATGCCGTAGTCCCGTTATCTCGTTCAAAGTTGCAAGAGTTAAAAGCGCTTCTCAACATTTAG